The Vigna unguiculata cultivar IT97K-499-35 chromosome 1, ASM411807v1, whole genome shotgun sequence nucleotide sequence CTGATAGATCCTGATCTGCGAGTCAAGTTATGTATAAAACACCCGAGACTGTAAATCTCTCTTTATAAcacttcataaaaataataataaaataaaaatataagaacgagattgaaaaaaaaatacacttttATTTACAGAAAGTAAAGAGAAATTATAGGATTCAAAAAACATGAATTCATCAATTCAACTTTTTTCCAATCCTATAATGTCtttgatattatatttgatttagactctactttgtattttttttttcttttatggtaaaaaatagttttatgtttttagtgTAATTTTTGTAGGGATagagtatgaaaaaaaaattgacatcaACATATCATTTATCTTCAGGTTATACAGAGGATGAAACGtgtgataagaaaataaaacaaagagactagaaaaaatatttataaaaaagttaacgATCAAAAGAAACGAGGAAGGTGCAAAGTGgggaaattttttttgtatatgattatttatcttttaccttccactttgttttttcataaatacACATCTAAAAATAGATATACATGGAAACCAGTTTTCCTGGTCACATAACAATTTCTATGTTTTAAAGATTATTGTGTATTAATAGCTGATCTAGTAAACTTGGAAGCATCTAGGAATGGCATTTTCCATCATTGTCCAACTCATCAATTTGAAAGAGAATCTAGAAAATGGGCCATGTCTACTGATTCCATGTTCCCCGTTTCAATCTCTTGGCTCTGAGGCAGTCAAAGTCCAAAGGAGTCTCATTCATTCAATACAACTTTTGTGCTTAACCAGAGAACCCACTCTTTGAGGCAAAATAGTGAGGCATACAATTTCTTCCATGTGCACAGTTCTCACTATCTTCTTTGAGTCCTTCTTTCATAGTCCCTATCTTTCAACCATATTGTGACCACTGTTGCAGGTTACTACAAACAATAGCTATCACATATTGCATGAAAAACACGATATAGTCCCCATTTGCATTCTTGGTGCATAGAGAGACACATAAGACACATTCATCAGCAAAAGATTGAATCATGTTGGAACATTCCACTGCCACATAAAGGCAATATCTTTTACTTGTACCAATTTTGTTAGAAACTGAAAACTTGTTTGTGCAGGTTTCTGGACAAAGCTGCTATTAAAGAAGGCAGTGCTGGTTCCAAAAGGGTACCGCTGACAGTAACCCAAGTAGAAGGTTCTAAACTTATCTTTGGTATGGCCCTTGTATGGCTCGTGACACTGATTCCAAGCACCATTTGGGCACAAATCAACACTCTTTTTGTGAAACAAGGAACCACTTTGGACAGAAACCTTGgacctaattttaaaattcccTCGGCCTCTCTTGGAAGCTTTGTGACACTTTCCATGCTTCTCTCAGTGCCAATGTACGACCAGTTTTTCGTGCCGTTTATGCGCCAGAAAACTGGTCACCCCAGAGGAATCACATTGCTTCAGAGGCTAGGGATTGGATTTTCAATCCAGATCATAGCCATTGCAATTGCTTACGTAGTAGAAGTTAGAAGAATGCATGTTATCAGTGCAAACCACGTAGCTGGTCCTAAAGATATTGTCCCGATGAGTATATTTTGGCTGATGCCTCAGTATGTGTTAATAGGGATAGCAGACGTGTTTAATGCCATTGGGTTACTAGAATTCTTCTATGATCAATCCCCTGAAGACATGCAGAGCCTAGGAACGACATTCTTCACTAGTGGGATCGGTGTTGGGAACTTCTTGAACAGCTTTTTGGTGACAATGGTTGATAAAATATCAGGAAGGGGTGACAAAAAGAGCTGGATAGGGGACAACTTGAATGATTCTCACTTGGACTACTATTATGGGTTTTTGTTGGTCCTGTCAAGTATCAATTTGGTGGTTTTTCTTTGGGTTTCGAGTAGATACATTTATAAGAGGGAATCAATAAGGGTCAAAGAGGGCCTTTGTGTTCAAATGGAGGGGAACCCAACTTTGGACGCCTCTCTTAGTTTACAAGTGTGAAAACTAGCTATTAGTGTTGTAGGCCACCACAAATAACAGGTAGTGTGATATGAAGCTTAAATTTACTTGAGATTCTACCACAAACTGATGAATGattgttattttgaatttaattggCTCCACCTGAAAGTGAAGTTAGAGCCCAATAAATTCAGATACACGAGTTTGTGTAGAATTTATGAATGTATAAACTAATATCTCAGTATTCACCACACCATGTGTGCTATATTGTAAAATGTTCGTGATGTTAGCATTTTCTGTTTCAGCTTTTGCTGATGGAATTTCAAGTGAAAATGCAATGTTTATCACTATATATACCAACGAAATGTATCTATTACGAAGAACGCGTTGGAttacattttttacaaattctGTTGATTTGGTGATGAAAATATTCAAGTCCTTCACAATGATACGATCTAAACCTAATACAGAGACTCAGCAATGAAGCCTGTGCGTAGTTTAGCGTTGGAATCAGCTAACACGGGTAAATAGTATGAGCAATCAAGTGGTTGCTTTGCTATTAACGTGGAAAGAGGGAATCCATTTTTCCTAGGACCATCGCAAAAACTAGACATGT carries:
- the LOC114186691 gene encoding protein NRT1/ PTR FAMILY 5.1 — its product is MEANADYTQDATVDFRGHPALSSKTGKWKACAFLVGYEAFERMAFYGVASNLVNYLTSQLHEDTVSSVRNVNNWSGSVWITPILGACIADSYLGRFWTFTLSSLIYVLGMTLLTVAVSLKRLRPTCSNGICNKASTSQIAFFYTALYTMAIGAGGTKPNISTFGADQFDDFNPNEKELKASFFNWWMFTSFLGALIASLGLVYIQENLGWGLGYGIPTAGLMLSLLIFYIGTPIYRHKVRTTNAPARDLVRVPIAAFRNRKLQLPVNPSDLYEHNLHHYVSTGKRQVYHTPTLRFLDKAAIKEGSAGSKRVPLTVTQVEGSKLIFGMALVWLVTLIPSTIWAQINTLFVKQGTTLDRNLGPNFKIPSASLGSFVTLSMLLSVPMYDQFFVPFMRQKTGHPRGITLLQRLGIGFSIQIIAIAIAYVVEVRRMHVISANHVAGPKDIVPMSIFWLMPQYVLIGIADVFNAIGLLEFFYDQSPEDMQSLGTTFFTSGIGVGNFLNSFLVTMVDKISGRGDKKSWIGDNLNDSHLDYYYGFLLVLSSINLVVFLWVSSRYIYKRESIRVKEGLCVQMEGNPTLDASLSLQV